Proteins encoded together in one Impatiens glandulifera chromosome 1, dImpGla2.1, whole genome shotgun sequence window:
- the LOC124940242 gene encoding cytochrome P450 81Q32-like, with protein sequence MISGDYLTYNYTTPVTAPYGELWRILRRLTALDVSSPGRVAAFSDIRRNEIRLLMNRIMKRCDGEGGTATLDMKEMFIELCFNTLSMTIAGKRYYGDDVADIEEARMAQFIMKEMLRLSGNTNMADFLPFLRWADFQGLEKKFSKFKDQMDNFLQGLVDYCRQNMRSGLDNARTNPTLIEHMLTLQKEEPKLYSDQQIKAVSLVLLVAVTDTLSITLEWALSLLLNHPIIMKKVESEINANIPPNRLLTEEDLPNLPYLNNVVIETLRLYPPLPFLLPHAADVDCTVAGFDVPRGTMLLVNLWGLHRDPKLWDGPDNFVPERHEIKNKIGEKKSSCNNMIPFGVGRRGCPGIGMAHRVIGLGLGSLIQVFQWKRVDEEKIDMSELSGMNLPKAQPLLAICKPRPMIIGFSMVPS encoded by the exons ATGATCTCCGGAGATTATTTGACATATAATTATACTACTCCGGTTACTGCTCCTTACGGTGAACTTTGGCGTATATTACGCCGATTGACTGCACTCGATGTATCCTCGCCGGGTAGAGTTGCGGCGTTTTCCGACATCCGGCGAAATGAAATCCGGCTGCTTATGAACCGGATTATGAAAAGATGTGACGGTGAAGGTGGCACGGCGACGTTGGATATGAAAGAGATGTTTATTGAGCTTTGTTTTAATACCCTCTCTATGACCATTGCCGGTAAAAG GTATTACGGGGATGACGTGGCAGACATCGAAGAGGCGAGAATGGCCCAATTTATAATGAAAGAGATGCTTAGGTTAAGTGGAAATACTAACATGGCCGACTTTTTGCCATTCTTGAGGTGGGCTGATTTTCAAGGACTCGAAAAgaaattttctaaattcaagGACCAAATGGACAATTTCTTACAAGGTTTAGTTGACTATTGTCGACAAAATATGAGATCCGGCTTAGACAATGCTCGCACTAACCCTACATTAATTGAGCACATGCTTACCCTCCAAAAAGAAGAACCAAAACTATATTCCGACCAACAAATTAAGGCGGTTTCATTG GTTTTATTGGTGGCGGTGACCGATACATTGTCAATAACTCTAGAGTGGGCTTTATCGCTTCTTCTTAATCATccaataataatgaaaaaggtCGAATCCGAGATAAATGCTAACATCCCTCCAAACCGATTATTAACCGAAGAAGATTTGCCCAATCTTCCTTACCTAAATAATGTGGTTATCGAAACCCTTAGATTATATCCCCCGTTACCCTTCTTACTACCCCATGCAGCTGACGTTGATTGTACTGTAGCGGGTTTTGATGTGCCACGTGGCACTATGTTATTGGTTAATTTATGGGGCCTTCATAGGGACCCGAAATTATGGGATGGACCGGACAATTTCGTCCCTGAAAGGCAcgaaataaagaataaaataggTGAGAAGAAAAGTTCTTGTAATAATATGATTCCATTTGGAGTTGGGAGAAGGGGATGTCCCGGGATTGGAATGGCTCATCGAGTAATTGGATTGGGTCTTGGAAGCTTAATCCAAGTGTTTCAATGGAAAAGAGTTGATGAAGAGAAGATTGATATGTCAGAATTGTCGGGCATGAATTTACCAAAGGCCCAACCATTATTGGCTATTTGCAAACCTAGGCCAATGATTATTGGATTTTCTATGGTACCTTCTTAA